TGGTGGGCGATGTGTTGTATGCCAACCAAGGTTGGCACCTACAAAACACCTCAACCGTGCAGGTCGTAGCGGTCCAGTTCCATCACCCGCGTCCAGGCGGCGATGAAATCCTGCACGAACTTCTTCTCGCCATCGGCGCTGGCATACACCTCGGCCAGTGCCCGCAGCACGGCATTGGAACCGAACACCAGGTCGGCACGCGTGCCGGTCCAGCGTGCGCTGCCATCGCTACGGCCGCGGCCTTCGTAGCTTTCGCGGCCGGTGGCCTTCCACTGCGTGCCCATGTCCAGCAGGTTCACGAAGAAGTCGTTGCTGAGCGTGCCCGGGCGCGCGGTGAACACGCCGTGCTTGCCACCATCGGCATTGGCACCGAGCACGCGCAGGCCGCCTACCAGCGCGGTCATCTCCGGCGCGGTCAGGGTCAGCAGCTGTGCCTTGTCGATCAGCAGCGCCTCGCCCGGCACGCTGTAGGCGCCCTTGAGGTAGTTGCGGAAGCCATCGGCCGCCGGTTCCAGCACCGCGAACGATTCCACATCGGTCTCTTCCTGGCTGGCATCGGTACGGCCCGGGGTGAACGGCACGCTCACCTCATGGCCACCGGCCTTGGCCGCCTGTTCGACGCCCACGCCACCGGCCAGCACGATCAGATCGGCCAGCGACACCTGCTTGCTGCCGCCACCGTTGAAATCGGCCTGCACCTTTTCCAGAGCGGCCAGCACCTTGGCCAGCTGCTGCGGCTGGTTCACCGCCCAGTCCTTCTGCGGGGCCAGGCGGATGCGCGCGCCATTGGCACCACCGCGCTTGTCCGAGCCGCGGAAGGTCGAGGCCGATGCCCAGGCGGTGGACACCAGTTCGGCAACGCTCAGGCCGCTGGCGGCGATCTGCTGCTTCAGTGCAGCGATGTCCTTGGCGTCGATCAGCGGATGGGCGGCTTCCGGCAGCGGGTCCTGCCAGATGAACTGCTCGGCCGGAATTTCCGGACCCAGGTAGCGCGCGCGCGGGCCCATGTCGCGGTGGGTCAGCTTGAACCAGGCGCGGGCGAAGGCATCGGCGAAGGCCTGCGGGTTTTCCAGGAAGTTGCGCGAGATCTTTTCATACGCCGGATCCATGCGCAGCGACAGGTCGGTGGTCAGCATGGTGGGGCGATGCTTCTTCGACGGATCGTGTGCGTCGGGAATCACCGCGTCCGCGTTCTTGGCCACCCACTGGTGGGCACCGGCCGGGCTCTTGGTCAGTTCCCATTCGTTGCCGAACAGGATCTCGAAGAAGTCGTGGCTCCACTGTGCCGGGGTGCGGGTCCAAGTCACTTCCAGGCCGCTGGTGATGGTGTCGCCGCCCTTGCCGCTGCGGAAGCTGCTGGCCCAGCCC
Above is a genomic segment from Stenotrophomonas sp. ESTM1D_MKCIP4_1 containing:
- the katG gene encoding catalase/peroxidase HPI translates to MKSEAKCPFNHAVVGDATTNRDWWPNQLRVDLLNQHSSRSNPLDAGFDYAKAFKGLDYAALKADLKALMTDSQDWWPADFGHYGGLFIRMAWHSAGTYRIGDGRGGGGRGQQRFAPLNSWPDNVSLDKARRLLWPIKQKYGQAISWSDLLILTGNVALESMGFKTLGFAGGRPDTWEPDQDVYWGRETTWLGGDVRYAHGSEGVQEDHGVLVSDDDADGEVHSRKLENPLAAVQMGLIYVNPEGPDGNPDPVLAAHDIRDTFARMAMDDEETVALIAGGHSFGKTHGAGPADNVGKEPEAADLENQGLGWASSFRSGKGGDTITSGLEVTWTRTPAQWSHDFFEILFGNEWELTKSPAGAHQWVAKNADAVIPDAHDPSKKHRPTMLTTDLSLRMDPAYEKISRNFLENPQAFADAFARAWFKLTHRDMGPRARYLGPEIPAEQFIWQDPLPEAAHPLIDAKDIAALKQQIAASGLSVAELVSTAWASASTFRGSDKRGGANGARIRLAPQKDWAVNQPQQLAKVLAALEKVQADFNGGGSKQVSLADLIVLAGGVGVEQAAKAGGHEVSVPFTPGRTDASQEETDVESFAVLEPAADGFRNYLKGAYSVPGEALLIDKAQLLTLTAPEMTALVGGLRVLGANADGGKHGVFTARPGTLSNDFFVNLLDMGTQWKATGRESYEGRGRSDGSARWTGTRADLVFGSNAVLRALAEVYASADGEKKFVQDFIAAWTRVMELDRYDLHG